TGCGCAACTGGTTCACCGACCGCAGCCCGCAGTTCGTCCCGGCCCTCGACGAGGAGCTGCGCACCCTCGTCGAGGGCCGGTAGCCGCGACGGAATGAGCTCGGCCTAGCGCGCGTCGATGATCTTCGTCGGCCGCACCGCGATCGCGACCCGGTCCTTCGCGTCCGGGGGCACCGTGGCCTCGCCGTTGTAGTGCGCGGACAGCCGCTGGTAGAGCTCGCCCTCCGGGTCGGCGTCGACGCGCTCGACCACGCCGCGCACCTCGACGTAACCGTACGGGTTGCGCGCGTCCAGGAACGCGATCGAGACACGCGGCTCGTGCTGGATGTTCTTGTACTTCTGCCGGAAGGTCGTGTGGGTGAACCAGACGAACTCCCCGTCCCAGACGAACCACATCGGGTTCACCTGCGGCTGGCCGTCCGGGCGGATCGTGCCGAGCTGGACGAAGACGGGCTGCTTGAGCAGCTGCTCCACGGAATCAGTGATCTGCACCATGCAACGACCCTAGATCAATGCCGAGCCGGGGCGCCAGCGGCTCCGAGCACCCCCGGCAGGGCCCGTCTGACGGCGGATCACACCGGCTCGTCCTCCGGCACGGTCCAGCCCTCCGGAGGCGCCACCGTGGCCGCGTCCGGCCCGAACGCCGCGACGTACACCGGCGCGAGTTCGCCCCACCGCTCGCCCGGGCGCCACAGCCGGCCGCCGTCGAGGTGCGTCTCGAGCAGATCCAGGCACTCGTGCCAGCCCGCCCCGTCCCGCGCGGCCTTGCCCAGTTCCTCCAGCGTCACCAGCAGCTCCAGCCGGGTGCCGGCCCCGCCCACGGTCAGGTCGAACTTGAGCGTGTCCGGACCCCACAGGTACTCCAGCACCCGCGGCTCGCGCACCTGCAGCACCGTGCCCGGCATCGGCGGCAGCTCCTGGCCGCCGAAGGTGAACTCGAGCGGCGCCCCCACCGCCCACTCGCCCTTCACGCCGCTGGGGAACCACTGGCCCAGCTGCTCCGCCTGGGTCAGCGCGGCCCAGACCTCCTCCGGCGGGCGGCCGAGCTCGCGTTCGTACCGCAGCGTCCACAATTCGCCGAGCCGGGTCAGTACCCCGTGCCGCACCACGTCCATGCCTCCACCATGCCCCTTACATGCTGCCAGGTGCGCGAGGCTGGGCCGTTCGGGCAAGATCGTCTCGTGACGTCCTTCGATCTTTCCGCGCCCTTCGCCCTCGAGGTGGCCGACGCCGAGCTCACCGAGTACCCGCTCGACCCCGAGCAGATCCACGCCGGCGACCCGCGGGTGGCCAGCCTGACCCTGCACGAGGAGTTCGACCCGGCCACCGGCCGCATCGTCGAGCGCGGCATCTGGGAGATCACCCCGGGCGTGGTCGCCGACGTGGAGGCGGACGAGCTGTTCGTCGTGCTAAGCGGCCGCGCCACGATCGAGTTCGCCGACGGCCCGACCCTCGAGGTCGGACCGGGCTCGGTGGCCGTGCTGCCGGAGGGCGCCGTCACCCGCTGGACCGTACACGAGACGCTGCGCAAGGTGTACCAGATCACCTCGGCCGCCGAGTCCGAAGCATAATCAGCAGGTGGACCCGACGGTGCAGGAGCAGCACGGCGGACTGCGCAGCTACCTGAGCCTGCTGCGGACGCCCGGGGCCAAGGGGTTCTCCGGGGCCGGGTTCGTCGCGCGCATGCCGCTGTCCATGATCGGTATCGGCACGGTGCTGCTGGTCGAGCGGGAGACCGGCAGCTACGCGATCGCCGGCACCGTCTCGGCCACCGCCGCCTTCGTCCAGGCGATCGGCTCGCCCGCGCTCGCCCGGCTGATCGACCGGCGCGGGCAGTCGGCCGTGGCCCCGCCGGCCGCGCTGGCCAGCGCCGCATCCCTGGTCGGGCTGATCCTCGCGCTCCGCTTCCGGGCGCCCGAATGGACGTTCTACCTCTGCGCGGCGCTCGCCGGCCTGCTGATGCCCTCGATCGGGTCGATGGTGCGGGCCCGCTGGTCGAAGATCTACTCGGGTACGGCGACGCTGCACACCGCCTACGCCTTCGAGTCCGTGGTCGACGAGGTCGTCTTCCTCATCGGGCCGGTGCTCGTGACGTTCCTGACCACGCAGGTCGCCCCCTCCAGCGGGCTGAGCTCGGTCGCGGCGTTCCTCGCCGTGGGCACCGTCGCGCTGTGCGTGCAACGCTCGACCCAGCCCGATCCGGCTCCGGCCCGCGGCGGCTCGCCGCTCGGCGCGCTCACGGTCCCGGCGGTGCGGGTGCTGCTGCTGGTGTTCGTCGGCACCGGGACGCTCTTCGGTTCGGTCGAGGTGATCACGGTGGCCTTCGCCCAGCAGCACGGGCACGAGTCGGCGGCCGGGCTGCTGCTCGCCGTCTACGCGTTCGGCTCTCTGGTCGCCGGCGTCGTGTTCGGCGCGATCCACCTGGCCACGCCGCTTCCGCGCAAGCTGCTGGTGCTGCTGTGCGCGATGGCGATCACAGCCGTGTTCCTGCCGCTGGCCGGAAGCATGTGGCAGCTGGCGGTGACGCTGCTGGTGGCCGGGTTCACCATCGCGCCGACCCTGATCACGTCGTTCGCGCTGGTCGAGGATCTCGTGCCGGCGGCGCTGCTGACCGAGGGCCTGGCGGTGGAGAACACCGGGCTGGCTCTGGGCGTCACCTTGGGCGGCTCGATCGGCGGTCCGCTGATCGACGACCTCGGCGCCCAGCACGCGTTCGTGCTGAGCTCGGCCGGCGCGGTCGCGGCCTTCATCGTGGCCGTGCTGCTGCGCCGTGGGCTGCGCGCCGCAGCCGTATGATTCCGCGATGGACGAACACGGTGTGACGATCGGCGAAGACGGACTGGCGCGCTGCCCGTGGGGCAACGGCGACCCGCTGTACGTCGGCTACCACGACCAGGAGTGGGGCCGGCCGGTGCGCGGCGAGGACGAGCTGTTCGAGCGGATCTGCCTGGAGGCCTTCCAGTCCGGACTGGCCTGGATCACGATCCTGCGCAAGCGCGAGGCGTTCCGCGCCGGGTTCGCCGGGTTCCGGATCAAGCAGGTCGCCGAGTTCGGCGACGCGGACGTGGCGCGGCTGCTGGCCGACGAGGGCATCGTGCGCAACCGGGCGAAGATCAACGCGTCGATCGCCAACGCCCGCGCGGCGCTCGCCCTCGGGGGAGGGCTGACCGAGCTGATCTGGGGCCACGCGCCGAAGGGCCGGCGCAAGGCGCCCGCCTCGACCCAGGACGTGCCGGCGGTGACTGCGGAGTCGACGGCCCTGGCCAAGAGCCTGAAGCAGTCCGGGTTCGTCTTCGTCGGCCCGACCACGGCCTACGCGTTGATGCAGGCGTGCGGCCTGGTCAACGACCACCTGGCGAAGTGTCACGTACGCAAAAAATAACAGGCCCAACACTGCCGAACCGATCCCTCCACCCGAGATCCCGGCCGACCCTGCGGTCTCAACCTCAAAGGCCTCCGACTCAACACAGAACGTTTCCGGCCAAGCTGATGGACGGGCTGTCGACACATAGTCAGACCTGCGTCGAGAATGGTGGATCGGGCGGAAGGTCCGTCAAGCGAGGGATTCACGTGACCCGCTCCATGTCGATGGCAGGCCGCGACGATTACGACGCGCTGGTGGTACGAACCGCGTACGGCGACGATCAGGCTTGGGACGAACTCAGGCGCCAGCTGCTCGGGGCGCGAGGTGTGGACTGCAAAGCCGGCGTCTGGTTCATCGATGATCCTGCCTGGGCTGGGGCGAGTACTGACGAGGTGCTTGAGGCGAGCCGTCTGGACCCGGGCTGCTGTGTGGTGTTCATCGCCGACGCGGTGGCCATGGAAGCAGCACGCCACGCGCTTCTCGCGGTGACCACGGACACGCGCGAGAGTCTGGGTGACGAAGAGTACGAAGCGGAGACCGTGTTCGGACGCGAGTTCCGGGTCGCTCCCGGCGCTGTGCTTCCGATCGAGGCGGATCGTCTTCTCGGAAGATGCGATTTTCGGGACTACTGCTGTGCTGCGCACGAGCAGCCCGATGGGGTGTTCCGCGGTTTCGAAGGCGCAGAGCCAGGGTGGTGGGGTGATGGAGGAGCCGCGTGAGTACTTGGATCCGGCGTATCAGGATCTTATGGCTGCCTTGCAGCAGTCCAGGCGTCGGTTGGCGGACTTGGCCACCGCGCGCAAGCGCTTTGAGCACAGGCTCGGGCAGCTCCACAACGCGAAAGACAGTGCGGCGGCTCAGCTCGAGCGTGCCCGTGCTGCTGGAGATGTGGAGCAGGCCGATGCGCACTCGGGTGCGCTGATGGGCTTTCAGGCGCAAATCGACGCCGTCGATGCCGAGTGGAGGGCGTCGGTGGCTCTGGAGGGGCCGGCGAAGCGCGAGGCGGCGCGGTTGGAGGCTTTGGCTGAGGAGCACCGCCACGGTTGACTCCGTTCCATCCGCGGGCGTGGCCTCCTACACTGCCGTTCGTGGATCAAGTGGAGGACAGCCGGCCGTTGCGCTGTACGGCGTGTGGATCGTCGGCGCTGGAAGCAGGGTTTCTGTACAACCGGGCGCAGTATTCCGGCGGGCGTGACTTGTGGGTCTCCGGTGCTCCGGACATGGGCGTCATGGGCAAGCCGAGGGGGCTGAATGCGCGTCGGACGGGTTACGTCGTCGTGTTCCGCTGCCGGGATTGCTGGCATTTGGAGCATTACGTGCCGGAGCTGCGCTTAGGGCCGTAGGCCTCTGAGCACGGTCGCGAGGCCCACGCGGAATTCTTCGGCGGGGTCGATGTGGGCGGCGGCTCGGGCGGTGTGGGCGAGGTGGGGGTAGCGGTCGGCGGGCAGGTCGGCGAGGGCTTTGGTGCCGGGGCCGTCGAGGGGGCCGTGGTGTTGGACCTGGAGTGCGCCGAGGATGTAGCTGAGCAGGGTGCGGAAGGCGATGGCGCGGGTGGTGCCGTCGAAGCCAGCGTCGCCGAGGACGGCGAGGATGGCTTCGCCCCAGCGTTGGGCGTGGGTGGAGTCCTGGCGGTGGGTGAGCAGCAGGGGGATCGCGGCGGGGTGGAGCAGGACGGCTTCGCGGGCGCGGTGGGCGAGCTGGGTGATGCGCTCCTGCCAGGGTTCTTCTTCGCTGGTGCGGTCATCGAGGTCTTCTAGGACGAGGTCGACGATGAGGCGTTCGAGTTCGTCGCGGTCGGTGACGTAGCGGTAGAGGCCCATGGTGCTCAGGTGCAGTTCGGCGGCGACGGCGCGCATGGACAGGCCGGTGGCGCCGTCGCGGTCGAGGACGTCGAGGGCGGCTTGGGCGAGTCGGCGGGGGGTGAGGGAGCGGGGGCGCGGCATGGTGGCTGACAGCGTATCGTGTACGCTTACGGTCGTAAGCGTACGGCGCACGCTTATCGCGTGCCCGGCATTCGAGCATGGAGGGGTGGAGGGCGAAATGACGCGTAATGCCTCGGGGCGGGTCTCGGCAGAGGTCTCAGGGGAGCAGCGGGCGGCCGGTTCGCGCGGAGCGGTGCGGATTGCACCGTTCGACGTGGTCGGGCGGCGGGAGTTGCGCACAGTGGAGGGGGAGGCGGTGGCGGTGCCGGATGCGGGGCAGTTGACGCATCTTCAGTTCCGTCGCTTCGCCGGGTGTCCGGTGTGCAACCTGCATCTGCGGTCGATGACGCGGCGGGAATCGGAGATCAAGGCAGCGGGGGTGCGTGAGGTGGTGTTCTTCCATGCGCCGGCCGATGAGTTGCGGCGTTATGTCGCGGATATCCCGTTCGCGGTGGTGGGTGATCCGGAGAAGGTGGCGTATCGGGAGTTCGGGGTGGAGGCGGCGCCGCGGGCGTTGTTGGATCCGCGGGTGTGGCCGACGATCGCGCGGGCGGTGGGGGTGGGCCTGTGGGACGTGCTGCGGGGTCGTAAGCCGATGTTGCCGTCGGGTACTCCGCACGGGGGTCGGGTCGGGTTGCCTGCGGACTTCCTGATCGCGCCGGACGGGACGGTGCTGGCCGTGAAGTACGGCGCGCATGCCGGTGATCAGTGGTCGGTGGACGAGCTGCTGGGGTTGGTGCGGGAGGTGAGGTGGTCTGGGCAGGCGGGGGTGTGATGGCGGGTCAGGGTGTGGCGTGGGCGGTCCAGAGGGTGAAGGGGGTGCCGCCGTAGCCGGGCAGGGGCAGGGGTCGGATCTCGTGGAGGGTGAAGCCCGCCTGGGCGAGGAGGCGGGCGTTGTGGTCGGGGCTGCGGTGGTGGGCGGTGGTGCGTAGGCGGGTTCCGTCGGCGAGGGTGTAGTCGATGGGGTAGGGCTCGCCGGGGCGCGGTTCGGCGGCGGCGTGGGGGTGGCCGTAGCGCAGGAGTTGGAAGTCGCGTCCGATTTCTCCGGGTTCGATGATGGCGAAGACGGCGTGGGGGCGTAGGGCGCGGCGGGTTTCGGTGAGCAGGGCGAGGGTGTGGGCGTCGGTGGGTTGGTGGCAGAGGGTGAGGTGGGCGAGGGCGGCGGTGCATTGGTGGGGGCGTAGGGGGAGGCGGCCGGCGCGGTCGGGGGTGGTGCGCAGGATCCAGGCGTCGTTGTGGCGTTGTTCGCCGATGCGGTGGAGGGTGGGTGAGATGTCGACGGCGTGGGTGCGGGTCCAGTGGTGTTCGGCTAGGTGGTGGGCGTATGCGGCGATGCCGGCGCCGAGTTCGAGGATGACGGCGTCGGGTCGGCCGAGCAGGCGCCGGGGTGTGGCGGGGGTGAGCAGGGGGGTGAGGGCGGGCCAGGCGGTGTCGCGGTCGAGGAGGTCGATGCGGGTGGCGTAGGCGGTGGCGAGGCGGTGGTCGGTCCAGCGGGTGGGGTGGTGTGGGGAGGGGTCGGGGTGGTGGTTGGGGTGCATGGGGTCATGGTGGGGGCGGCGGTTGGTTTGTCGGGCGCTGTCCGGATGGTGTCGTCGGGTTGCCACTCGAACGAGGGGAGGCCGTATTCTTCGGTACCGTCGTGGCCGAGTGGTCGGCCGTTCGGCGCTGTGCGGACTTAGAGAGGCTTGGCGTGTTCTACGCGTTTATGAAGGTCTTGGTGAGGCGGCTGACGCTGGTGGTTCTCCGGCCGCGGATCGAGGGCCGGGAGAACATTCCGGCGTCGGGTCCGGTGATTCTGGCTTCGAATCATCTGTCGTTCATCGATTCGATCATCATTCCGCTGGTGTCGCCGCGTCGGGTGGCGTTCCTGGCGAAGGAGGAGTACTGGACCACGCCGGGGATCAAGGGGTGGTTCATGAAGGGGTTCTTCACCGGGATCGGGGCGGTGCCGGTGCGCCGGGGTGATCACCGGGCGGCGCAGGCGTCGTTGGACACGTCGCTGGAGGTGCTCGAGTCGGGGGTGGCGTTCGGGATCTACCCGGAGGGGACGCGGTCGCTGGACGGGCGGCTGTACCGGGCGAAGGTGGGGGTGGGCTGGCTGGCGCTCAAGTCGAAGGCGCCGATCGTGCCGGTGGGGATCGTGGGCACGGACGAGGTGCTGCCGGTGGGGGCGAAGTTCCCGCGGTTGATCCGGATGACGCTGCGGTTCGGGGAGCCGTTCACGGCCGATCAGGTGGAGTTCCCGGGTGAGGCGGTGGCGGAGAACTCGCGGGCGCGCCGGGCGGTGGCGGACGCGGTGCTGACCGAGATTCAGAAGCTCTCGGGTCAGGAGTACGCGGGCGTGTACAACGAGCGGCCGGTCGAGGACTGATCCGGAGCTGACGCTGGCGCCCGCGCGTCGCCGCGCGGCTGCGGCCGGGCCCGCCGCCGGGCCGTCAGGCGGTGCGGCGGTCCGGGGCGAGGTGGGCGGCGTCGTTGGCGCGGGTGAGCCTGAGGCGCGGGGGGTCGGCGGCGGGGTCGAGGTCCCAGCGGTTGACGGTGGCGTTGCCGACCGCGCCGTGCTGGTCGAGCAGGCGCAGGAGTCCGGGTTCGTCGAGCGGGTCGAGGATCATCCGGAGCATCAGGACGACGGCGTCGTGCGCGACGATGAGCAGGTGGGTGCCGGCTGCTTCGGCGAGGGCCTCGGCGAGCACGGAGCGGACGCGCAGTTGGACGTCGGGGAGGTTCTCGCCGCTGGGGGGCCGGAAGTAGTAGCGGCCGACGTGTTCGCGGCGGGCGATCTCTTCGGGGAATTTGTCGCGCAGGGCGGCTTCGGTGAGCATCTCCCAGGAGCCGGTCTCGCGGTCGCGCAGGCGTTCGTCGACGCGGATGCGGGCGGGTGCGGTGGCGCCGTGTTCGCTGAGGCAGGCGAGGGCGATCTCGAGGGTGTCGCGGGCGCGGCGGTAGGGGGAGCAGTAGACGAGTTGCGGGGGGTCGTCGGCGAGGCGGGCGCCGAGGTCGGCGGCTTGGGCGCGGCCGAGGTCGGTGAGCGGCAGGTCGGCGTCGCGTTCGGTGATCGGGACGGTGAGGGCGCCGGTGGCGTGGGCGTGTGCGAAGGCCGCGTTGGCGGTGGACTGGCCGTGGCGGACGGCGGTCAGCGCCGTGGGCGGCTGCGTCGCGGGCGTGGTCGGCACACTCGTCCCCTCCTCGCTTGTGTCGGGGCGCCGCTCGGCGCTTTCCTCGTCTTTTGTCCTCGTGTGTCGGTTCTGTCGCAGACTCCTACTTTACCGGTGGGTTATCGGGTGCGCCCGGGCGTTCTGGTGCATCAGGGGGCGCCCTTTCGGCCGGGTTCCGCGCCCCGAGGGGCGGGCGTGGTGGGTTACGGGTGCACGGAGTCGATGAGGTTGGCGATGGTGGTGTCGAGGCTGTTGATCTGTGTGGCCAGGGTGGTGGAGGCGAGGTAGAAGCCGAAGATCGCCGCGACGAGGGCGTGCGAGAGCTTCATGCCGCCCTTGCGGATGAGCAGGAACGCGACGACGCCGAACAGGAGTACGACGGGGAGTGAGAGGGTCACGCTGGTACTTCTTTCCGGTGTTTGGGGTCAGTCGCCCTCCATCCTGCGCGCGGGTGGCGCGCTTCGCCGGGTCGGTGCGTCCATCTGGCTCACGGCGGGGGTCGGGGCCGCAGGTGGGAGCCGGTCGCGGGGGGTGAGCGGGGTGGGACGGGTCGTGGGGTGGGCCGCGGGGGTGGTCAGCCGAGGGCGGCGGCGACGAGGTGGGCGGGGTCGCGTTCGAGGCGGCGGGCGGAGCGCTGGTAGCGGCGGGTGGTGCGGGGGTCGGCGTGGCCCATGGCGTCCTGGAGGTCGTCGAGGTCTGCGCCGCGGTCGGTGGCGAGGGTGGCGAAGGTGTGGCGCAGGGAGTGGGGGGTGATGGTGTCGGGGTGGGGCAGGCCGGCTTCGCGGGCGAGGGAGCGGACGAGGCGGAAGACGTGGGTGCGGTCGACCGGGCGGCCGGCGGCGGTGGTGAAGAGCGGGTCGGGTTCGGGGGCGGGGGTGGCCGGGTCGCGGGGTGCGGGCAGCGGTGCCTGGCCGGGTGCCGGGTCCTGCGGGCGTTGCCGGGCGGCGGTTTCGCGGGCGGCGACGTAGCGGTCGAGGGCTTCGGCGGCGGCGGGGGGTAGGGCGCGTACGACGCGTTTGCCGCCTTTGCCGTGGATGGTGACGGTGCGTTGGCCGCCGGTGGTGCCGAGGGCGGCGGGGGTCAGGGCGCAGACTTCGGTGACGCGTACGCCGAGTTGGAGCATGAGCCGGACCATGGCGGTGTCGCGCAGGCCGGTCAGGCCGGGGCGGGCAAGTGCTGCGGCGAGCAGGCGGCGGGCGGAGGGTTCGTCGAGGAACGCGGTGGCGGTGTGGTCGCGGTCGACGCGGGGGCGTTCGGCGGCGGCGAAGGGGTTGCGGTCGTGCAGGTCGCAGGCGATGAGGTAGCGGTACCAGGAGGAGACGGCGGCCATCCGGCGGGCGGCGGAGGAGGCGGTGAGGCCGGGGCCGGCGGTGCGGTCCTGGAGGTGGGCGCCGTAGAGGTCGGCGTCGGGTTTGCGGGCGAGCAGGGGGTGGCGGCCGGTGCGGGTGCAGAATGCGGCCCAGGAGTCGAGGTCGCGGCGGTAGGCGTCGCGGGTGGTGGGTTTCTTCGCGGCGAGCCAGGCTGTGGTGGCGTGGGCGAGGTCGTCGGCGGTGCCGCGGGGGCGGGGTGCGGGGGTGTGGGCGTCGTCCTGGAGTTGAAGGTCCGTCACAGGCGCATGGTAGTGGGCGGTGTTCGGGTAAGGGGTGTGCGTGTGTTGGAGTCCTGCGGCGGGTGCGGTGGCCGGCACGGTGGTCTCGGGGCTGGGGGTGGCCGTGCTGGTGTGGGTGCGGCGCGGCCCGGACACCGTGCGGCAGGGGGCTGCGACGGTGTCCGGGCCGGGGGTGGTGGGCGGGGGTCAGGCCGGGTAGAAGGCGGCGTCGGTGTCGCCGAGTTCTGCTTCGCGGTCCTGTCGGGCGCGGCTGTAGGCGGCGTCGTAGCCGCCGAGGGCGTCGAGGACGTCGGCGAGTTCCGCGGCGGTCAGCCCGAGGCTGTTGGCGAGCTTCATGGTGTTGGGGGGTATGGGGGATTCGGCCATGATCTGGGTGATGCGGGCCGCGAGGTCGGCGTCGAGGGCGCGCGGGGGTCCGGGGGCCGGTTCGGGGTCGGGGTCGGGCTCGTCGGCGTAGACGGGCTCGGGGTCCGGGAGGGTGGCGGCGACGAAGCGGACGGGGGCGAGGATCTGCTCGCGGGCCGGGGCGGGGTAGCCGGGCGGCGGCGCGGCGGCGTAGCCGCGGCCGTTGGCGGCGTGGGCCGCGTGAGCGCCGTTCGCTGCGTTGGTCCCGTTGGTGTACGCGGCGGGGGCGGGCGGGGCCTGGCGGGCGCCGGGGATGTGGAAGGCGGGGGGTGCGGCGGCGATGGCCTGTTCGGCGGCGGAGACGAGCGCCGGCAGCGTCAGCGGCAGTTCGTCCGCGGGCACGGCGGGCGCGGCGGCCGTTTCCGAAGCAGGAGTCGCAGGAGCGGCTGCTGCGGCGGCGTGCCGGCGGGTGGCTGCCGGGCGGGCCGGCTGCGCCTGCGCGGGTATGGACTCGGCCTCGGCCTCGGTCTCGCTCGGCGCCTCGTCGAGGGCGTCGGTGAGGATGTGGCGCATCTGGCGGGCGCGCTCGCGGTCGATGACGGCGTCGTCGCCGCCGAGGCGGGCGAGGACGTCGAGGATGGCCTGGCGGCCGAGGTGGGTGTAGAGGGCGCGGGGGTCGGCCTGCATGCGGGCCTGTTCCATCAGCCGGGCGTGGGCGCGGTCGCGGCGGCGGGTGGCGTGGCGGCGGGTGAGCACGCCGGCGCGCTGGGCGCGGTTGTCGGCGCGCACGAACCGGTCGATGCGGCGGTTGGCGTCCTCGGTTTCGAGGTTCGCGCCGAGGGCGGTGGCCAGGCCGAGGCGTACGGCGATGCGCTTGTAGGACAGGAGCCAGCGCACGGATTCGGCGCGTCCCTCGGCGGCTCGGCGGGCGCGGCGTTCCGGGACCATGCTGCGTTCCCAGAGCCAGGCGGCCACGAGCGGGGCGCCGAGGCGGACGAGGGCTTCCTGCGGGGAGGTGGCCTCGGAGGCGGACATGAGTCCTGATGCGGAGGTCAGCACCCATACGGCGATGCCGTCGGCGCCGGCCTGGCCGTCGCGGGCGACGTTGGCGCGGGCGCGCAGCGCGGAGGCGAGCACGGATATCTCCATGAACGCGAAGAGCACGGCCTGGATCCAGACCGGCAGGTGCATGGTGCGGGAGAAGAAGTGCCACATGCCGGTGGCGGCGACGGAGGAGGCCATGGCGGCGGCGACCACGGTGAGCGAGTCGGCGGCCTTCTTCCCGCGCAGCGCGCGGGTGGAGCGGATCAGTACCAGGATCAGGACGATCGCGGCGATGAGTGCGGCGAGGCCGGCGACGGCCTGCGGGAGGGGGCCGGCGGTGTCGAACCAGTGCTTGAGCTGCTGGGGCACGGGCGGGTCTCCTCGGGGCGGCGCGCGGGTCGTGCGGCGGGTGGGCGCGGTGCGGGGGGCGGGCTGGCTGCCATGGTTCCACAGGTGGCGGTGCGTCAGGTCATCGGCGGGGCAAGCGCGGTTCCCTAGCGTACAAATGTTCGGGCGCGTAGTCTTCCGGTTCGTGCAGAGGATCTTCGAGGATTTCCTGGCCGCGGCGGACGCGGCGGTGGGCCTGATCGCTTCCGAGCAGGTGGCGGCGCGGTGGGGCGAGGCGAGTGCGCTGGCGGGTTTCACCGTCGGCGGCCTGGCGGCGCACCTGGGCTGGCAGGTGCAGAGCGCGGACCTGGCGCTCGGGGCGCCGCGTCCGGGGCCTGGTGCGGCGGTGACGGGGCTGCTGGAGCATTACGCGCGGGCGGCGTGGGTCGGGGCGGAGCCGGACGCGGCGGTCAACGTCGGGATCCGGGACGCGGGTGAGGAGCGGGCGAGGGCGGGTGCGGGGCAGCAGGCGCAGTTGACGCGGGCGGCGCGTGAGGAGTGCGCGGCGGTGCTGGGTTCGCCGGGGTTCGAGC
This genomic window from Actinospica robiniae DSM 44927 contains:
- a CDS encoding DNA-3-methyladenine glycosylase I gives rise to the protein MDEHGVTIGEDGLARCPWGNGDPLYVGYHDQEWGRPVRGEDELFERICLEAFQSGLAWITILRKREAFRAGFAGFRIKQVAEFGDADVARLLADEGIVRNRAKINASIANARAALALGGGLTELIWGHAPKGRRKAPASTQDVPAVTAESTALAKSLKQSGFVFVGPTTAYALMQACGLVNDHLAKCHVRKK
- a CDS encoding cupin domain-containing protein gives rise to the protein MTSFDLSAPFALEVADAELTEYPLDPEQIHAGDPRVASLTLHEEFDPATGRIVERGIWEITPGVVADVEADELFVVLSGRATIEFADGPTLEVGPGSVAVLPEGAVTRWTVHETLRKVYQITSAAESEA
- a CDS encoding class I SAM-dependent methyltransferase: MHPNHHPDPSPHHPTRWTDHRLATAYATRIDLLDRDTAWPALTPLLTPATPRRLLGRPDAVILELGAGIAAYAHHLAEHHWTRTHAVDISPTLHRIGEQRHNDAWILRTTPDRAGRLPLRPHQCTAALAHLTLCHQPTDAHTLALLTETRRALRPHAVFAIIEPGEIGRDFQLLRYGHPHAAAEPRPGEPYPIDYTLADGTRLRTTAHHRSPDHNARLLAQAGFTLHEIRPLPLPGYGGTPFTLWTAHATP
- a CDS encoding SRPBCC domain-containing protein yields the protein MDVVRHGVLTRLGELWTLRYERELGRPPEEVWAALTQAEQLGQWFPSGVKGEWAVGAPLEFTFGGQELPPMPGTVLQVREPRVLEYLWGPDTLKFDLTVGGAGTRLELLVTLEELGKAARDGAGWHECLDLLETHLDGGRLWRPGERWGELAPVYVAAFGPDAATVAPPEGWTVPEDEPV
- a CDS encoding tyrosine-type recombinase/integrase, which produces MTDLQLQDDAHTPAPRPRGTADDLAHATTAWLAAKKPTTRDAYRRDLDSWAAFCTRTGRHPLLARKPDADLYGAHLQDRTAGPGLTASSAARRMAAVSSWYRYLIACDLHDRNPFAAAERPRVDRDHTATAFLDEPSARRLLAAALARPGLTGLRDTAMVRLMLQLGVRVTEVCALTPAALGTTGGQRTVTIHGKGGKRVVRALPPAAAEALDRYVAARETAARQRPQDPAPGQAPLPAPRDPATPAPEPDPLFTTAAGRPVDRTHVFRLVRSLAREAGLPHPDTITPHSLRHTFATLATDRGADLDDLQDAMGHADPRTTRRYQRSARRLERDPAHLVAAALG
- a CDS encoding MFS transporter; the protein is MDPTVQEQHGGLRSYLSLLRTPGAKGFSGAGFVARMPLSMIGIGTVLLVERETGSYAIAGTVSATAAFVQAIGSPALARLIDRRGQSAVAPPAALASAASLVGLILALRFRAPEWTFYLCAALAGLLMPSIGSMVRARWSKIYSGTATLHTAYAFESVVDEVVFLIGPVLVTFLTTQVAPSSGLSSVAAFLAVGTVALCVQRSTQPDPAPARGGSPLGALTVPAVRVLLLVFVGTGTLFGSVEVITVAFAQQHGHESAAGLLLAVYAFGSLVAGVVFGAIHLATPLPRKLLVLLCAMAITAVFLPLAGSMWQLAVTLLVAGFTIAPTLITSFALVEDLVPAALLTEGLAVENTGLALGVTLGGSIGGPLIDDLGAQHAFVLSSAGAVAAFIVAVLLRRGLRAAAV
- a CDS encoding lysophospholipid acyltransferase family protein, producing MAEWSAVRRCADLERLGVFYAFMKVLVRRLTLVVLRPRIEGRENIPASGPVILASNHLSFIDSIIIPLVSPRRVAFLAKEEYWTTPGIKGWFMKGFFTGIGAVPVRRGDHRAAQASLDTSLEVLESGVAFGIYPEGTRSLDGRLYRAKVGVGWLALKSKAPIVPVGIVGTDEVLPVGAKFPRLIRMTLRFGEPFTADQVEFPGEAVAENSRARRAVADAVLTEIQKLSGQEYAGVYNERPVED
- a CDS encoding TetR/AcrR family transcriptional regulator translates to MPRPRSLTPRRLAQAALDVLDRDGATGLSMRAVAAELHLSTMGLYRYVTDRDELERLIVDLVLEDLDDRTSEEEPWQERITQLAHRAREAVLLHPAAIPLLLTHRQDSTHAQRWGEAILAVLGDAGFDGTTRAIAFRTLLSYILGALQVQHHGPLDGPGTKALADLPADRYPHLAHTARAAAHIDPAEEFRVGLATVLRGLRP
- a CDS encoding peroxiredoxin-like family protein, which gives rise to MEGEMTRNASGRVSAEVSGEQRAAGSRGAVRIAPFDVVGRRELRTVEGEAVAVPDAGQLTHLQFRRFAGCPVCNLHLRSMTRRESEIKAAGVREVVFFHAPADELRRYVADIPFAVVGDPEKVAYREFGVEAAPRALLDPRVWPTIARAVGVGLWDVLRGRKPMLPSGTPHGGRVGLPADFLIAPDGTVLAVKYGAHAGDQWSVDELLGLVREVRWSGQAGV
- a CDS encoding DUF6924 domain-containing protein, with product MTRSMSMAGRDDYDALVVRTAYGDDQAWDELRRQLLGARGVDCKAGVWFIDDPAWAGASTDEVLEASRLDPGCCVVFIADAVAMEAARHALLAVTTDTRESLGDEEYEAETVFGREFRVAPGAVLPIEADRLLGRCDFRDYCCAAHEQPDGVFRGFEGAEPGWWGDGGAA
- a CDS encoding PPOX class F420-dependent oxidoreductase; this translates as MVQITDSVEQLLKQPVFVQLGTIRPDGQPQVNPMWFVWDGEFVWFTHTTFRQKYKNIQHEPRVSIAFLDARNPYGYVEVRGVVERVDADPEGELYQRLSAHYNGEATVPPDAKDRVAIAVRPTKIIDAR
- a CDS encoding histidine phosphatase family protein, producing the protein MPTTPATQPPTALTAVRHGQSTANAAFAHAHATGALTVPITERDADLPLTDLGRAQAADLGARLADDPPQLVYCSPYRRARDTLEIALACLSEHGATAPARIRVDERLRDRETGSWEMLTEAALRDKFPEEIARREHVGRYYFRPPSGENLPDVQLRVRSVLAEALAEAAGTHLLIVAHDAVVLMLRMILDPLDEPGLLRLLDQHGAVGNATVNRWDLDPAADPPRLRLTRANDAAHLAPDRRTA